In Microbacterium esteraromaticum, the following proteins share a genomic window:
- the argF gene encoding ornithine carbamoyltransferase, protein MTRHLLRDDDLTPAEQAEILDLAIELKKDRWASKALAGPQTVAVIFDKSSTRTRVSFAVGIADLGGSPLIISTANSQLGGKETPSDTARVLERQVAAIVWRTYAQAGLEEMARGTRVPVVNALSDDFHPCQLLADLLTIREHKGDLKGLTLTFFGDGRSNMAHSYALAGVTAGMHVRIASPDSYAPRADVVIAAQKRAAETGGSIALVADPSQAAQGADVIVTDTWVSMGKEEEKIERLRELGGYKVTTAIMEQAEADAIFIHCLPADRGYEVDSEVIDGPQSVVWDEAENRLHAQKALLVWLLGKQEDAARGALSDGSETR, encoded by the coding sequence GTGACCCGCCACCTGCTGCGCGACGACGACCTGACCCCCGCCGAGCAGGCGGAGATCCTCGACCTCGCGATCGAGCTCAAGAAGGACCGCTGGGCGAGCAAGGCGCTGGCCGGTCCGCAGACCGTCGCCGTGATCTTCGACAAGTCGTCGACCCGCACGCGCGTCTCGTTCGCGGTCGGCATCGCAGACCTCGGCGGGTCGCCGCTGATCATCTCGACCGCCAACAGCCAGCTCGGCGGCAAGGAGACCCCCTCCGACACCGCGCGCGTTCTCGAGCGCCAGGTCGCGGCCATCGTGTGGCGGACGTACGCGCAGGCGGGCCTGGAAGAGATGGCACGCGGCACGCGCGTGCCCGTCGTGAACGCGCTCTCCGATGACTTCCACCCGTGTCAGCTGCTCGCCGACCTGCTCACCATCCGCGAGCACAAGGGCGATCTGAAGGGACTCACGCTCACATTCTTCGGCGACGGACGCAGCAACATGGCGCACTCGTACGCGCTCGCCGGTGTCACCGCCGGCATGCACGTGCGCATCGCTTCGCCCGATTCCTATGCTCCCCGCGCCGATGTGGTCATCGCCGCGCAGAAGCGTGCGGCCGAGACCGGCGGTTCCATCGCACTCGTCGCCGATCCGAGCCAGGCCGCGCAGGGCGCGGATGTGATCGTCACCGACACCTGGGTGTCGATGGGCAAGGAGGAGGAGAAGATCGAGCGTCTCCGTGAACTCGGCGGGTACAAGGTGACCACGGCGATCATGGAGCAGGCGGAAGCCGACGCGATTTTCATCCACTGTCTTCCCGCCGACCGCGGCTACGAGGTGGACTCCGAGGTCATCGACGGCCCGCAGAGCGTCGTCTGGGATGAGGCGGAGAACCGCCTTCACGCGCAGAAGGCGCTGCTCGTCTGGCTGCTCGGCAAGCAGGAGGACGCAGCACGCGGTGCGCTGAGCGACGGGAGCGAGACGAGATGA
- a CDS encoding acetylornithine transaminase produces the protein MHEWSEDAARDLMSLGGRLALLTRGEGSWVWDADENRYLDFLGGIAVNCLGHAHPVFVDAVSRQAATLSHVSNYFASPAQLEIAARLKRLAGTGEQGRVYLANSGAEANETAIKLSRLHGARFAETEGRARTAILVVEGAFHGRTMGTLSLTPKAAYRDPFQPALPDVITVERSIEGLESAFSSHAVAAMIVEPIQGEAGVVELPAGFLARARELTTEHDALLILDEVQTGSGRTGEWFAFQREGVTPDAVTVAKSIGAGFPLGALITFGAASDLFYPGTHNSTFGGNPLASAVANAVLGHIESENLLANVTARGAQLREAVLSLPLVGGTSGAGLLIGIRLTQPVAAAVRAAAHERGLIVNAPTDDVIRIAPAYTIGDDEIDEFVTRFGAALTAVAQNLPDIKEPK, from the coding sequence ATGCATGAGTGGAGCGAAGACGCCGCACGAGACCTGATGAGCCTGGGCGGACGGCTGGCGCTGCTGACCCGCGGCGAGGGGTCCTGGGTGTGGGATGCCGACGAGAACCGCTACCTGGACTTCCTCGGCGGCATCGCGGTCAACTGCCTCGGGCATGCCCATCCTGTCTTCGTCGACGCCGTCTCCCGCCAGGCGGCGACGCTCTCGCATGTCTCGAACTACTTCGCCTCGCCGGCGCAGCTCGAGATCGCCGCACGGCTGAAACGACTCGCCGGCACGGGTGAGCAGGGGCGCGTGTACCTGGCGAACTCCGGCGCCGAGGCCAACGAGACGGCCATCAAGCTCTCGCGGCTGCACGGTGCGCGCTTCGCCGAGACCGAGGGGCGCGCACGCACGGCGATCCTCGTCGTCGAGGGCGCCTTCCACGGACGAACCATGGGTACGCTCTCGCTGACGCCCAAGGCTGCGTACCGTGACCCGTTCCAGCCCGCCCTCCCTGATGTCATCACGGTCGAGCGCTCGATCGAGGGCCTCGAGTCGGCCTTCTCATCGCACGCCGTCGCGGCGATGATCGTCGAGCCGATCCAGGGCGAGGCAGGAGTGGTCGAGCTGCCGGCCGGGTTCCTCGCCCGCGCCCGCGAGCTCACGACCGAGCACGATGCGCTGCTGATCCTCGACGAGGTGCAGACCGGCTCTGGACGCACGGGGGAGTGGTTCGCCTTCCAGCGCGAGGGCGTGACTCCGGATGCCGTGACCGTGGCTAAGAGCATCGGAGCGGGCTTCCCGCTCGGCGCGCTCATCACCTTCGGTGCCGCCAGCGACCTGTTCTATCCCGGCACGCACAACTCCACTTTCGGTGGCAATCCGCTCGCGAGCGCCGTCGCCAACGCCGTGCTCGGTCACATCGAGAGCGAGAACCTCCTCGCGAATGTCACTGCTCGCGGAGCGCAGCTGCGCGAGGCCGTGCTGTCGCTGCCGCTCGTCGGCGGCACGTCCGGCGCAGGCCTGCTCATCGGCATCCGCCTCACCCAGCCGGTCGCCGCCGCCGTCCGAGCCGCCGCGCACGAACGCGGCCTGATCGTCAATGCGCCGACGGACGACGTCATCCGCATCGCACCCGCCTACACGATCGGCGACGATGAGATCGACGAGTTCGTCACGCGTTTCGGCGCTGCTCTCACAGCCGTCGCCCAGAACCTTCCCGACATCAAGGAGCCGAAGTGA
- the argB gene encoding acetylglutamate kinase, which yields MTDIQDTAPEEAAVKAATLIESLPWLKKFRDQIVVVKYGGNAMVSDELQEAFAQDIAYLRYVGVQPVVVHGGGPQISNMLDRLAIPSEFKGGYRVTNTEAISVVRMVLTGQVNPQLVAKINSHGPIATGLSGEDAGLFGGRRRGVMIDGEEVDLGRVGDVVQVDPTPVLDHLAAGRIPVVSSIAPDLDHPGQSLNVNADAAASALAVALNARKLVILTDVPGLYADWPNRDSLVSHLTSHDLTAMLPQLESGMIPKMRACLDAVEGGVDAAAIIDGRVPHSVLVELFTSKGIGTEVVKDA from the coding sequence ATGACGGATATTCAGGACACCGCCCCCGAGGAGGCCGCCGTCAAGGCCGCCACCCTCATCGAATCCCTGCCCTGGCTCAAGAAGTTCCGCGACCAGATCGTCGTCGTCAAGTACGGCGGCAACGCGATGGTCTCGGACGAGCTGCAGGAGGCCTTCGCCCAGGACATCGCCTACCTGCGCTACGTCGGCGTGCAGCCCGTCGTCGTGCACGGCGGCGGTCCGCAGATCTCCAACATGCTCGACAGGCTCGCCATCCCCAGTGAGTTCAAGGGCGGGTACCGGGTCACCAACACCGAGGCCATCTCGGTCGTGCGCATGGTGCTCACCGGTCAGGTGAACCCTCAGCTCGTCGCCAAGATCAACTCGCACGGCCCCATCGCCACCGGCCTGAGCGGGGAGGACGCGGGTCTGTTCGGCGGCCGTCGCCGCGGGGTCATGATCGACGGCGAGGAGGTCGATCTCGGTCGCGTCGGCGACGTCGTGCAGGTCGACCCGACTCCCGTCCTCGATCATCTCGCCGCCGGACGCATTCCTGTCGTCTCGTCGATCGCGCCCGACCTCGATCACCCCGGCCAGTCTCTCAATGTGAACGCGGATGCCGCGGCATCCGCACTCGCGGTCGCGCTGAACGCCCGCAAGCTGGTGATCCTCACCGACGTGCCGGGTCTCTACGCCGACTGGCCGAACCGCGACTCGCTGGTCTCGCACCTCACGTCGCACGACCTGACCGCCATGCTCCCGCAGCTCGAGTCGGGCATGATCCCCAAGATGCGCGCCTGCCTCGACGCCGTCGAGGGCGGCGTCGACGCCGCAGCCATCATCGACGGACGGGTGCCGCACTCGGTGCTCGTCGAGCTGTTCACGAGCAAGGGAATCGGCACGGAGGTGGTCAAGGATGCATGA
- the argJ gene encoding bifunctional glutamate N-acetyltransferase/amino-acid acetyltransferase ArgJ, whose amino-acid sequence MSVTAPQGFEAAGVAAGLKSTGKPDVAVVVNRGPRKVGAAVFTTNRAKANPIIWSQQVIVDRVVEAIVLNSGGANCFTGAFGFQTTHLTAEKAGELLDVSAGDVLVCSTGLIGTGDEVFRTKVLDGLERGIAALSPDGGDDAAAAIMTTDTVPKTAVISRGGWTIGGMAKGAGMLAPGLATMLVVITTDADLEASEADAALRKATGVSFDRLDSDGCMSTNDQVTLLASAASGIRPDLDDFADALADLCRDLAVQLQADAEGASHSIAIEVKNAVTEAEAVEVGRSVARNNLFKAAIFGNDPNWGRVLAAIGTTSAQFDPYDVDVSMNGVRVCTAGGPDRPREEVDLTPRETHIEIDLKVGDATATILTNDLTHDYVHENSAYAS is encoded by the coding sequence GTGAGCGTCACCGCCCCCCAGGGATTCGAGGCGGCAGGAGTCGCCGCCGGTCTGAAGAGCACCGGCAAGCCCGACGTCGCCGTCGTCGTCAACCGCGGCCCTCGCAAGGTGGGCGCCGCCGTGTTCACCACGAATCGCGCGAAGGCGAACCCCATCATCTGGTCGCAGCAGGTGATCGTCGACCGGGTGGTCGAGGCCATCGTGCTGAACTCCGGCGGTGCCAACTGCTTCACCGGCGCCTTCGGCTTCCAGACCACCCACCTCACCGCCGAGAAGGCCGGGGAGCTGCTGGATGTCAGTGCCGGCGACGTGCTGGTGTGCTCCACCGGCCTGATCGGCACCGGCGACGAGGTCTTCCGCACCAAGGTGCTCGACGGCCTCGAGCGCGGCATCGCAGCCCTCAGCCCTGACGGGGGCGACGATGCGGCCGCCGCGATCATGACCACCGACACCGTGCCGAAGACCGCCGTCATCAGCCGCGGCGGATGGACGATCGGCGGCATGGCCAAAGGCGCGGGCATGCTCGCACCTGGGCTCGCCACCATGCTGGTCGTGATCACCACCGACGCCGATCTGGAGGCATCCGAAGCCGACGCGGCGCTGCGCAAGGCGACCGGGGTCAGCTTCGACCGACTCGACTCCGACGGATGCATGTCCACCAACGACCAGGTGACGCTGCTCGCGAGCGCGGCCAGCGGCATCCGGCCCGACCTCGACGACTTCGCCGACGCTCTCGCCGACCTGTGCCGCGACCTGGCTGTGCAGCTGCAGGCCGACGCCGAGGGCGCGAGTCACAGCATCGCGATCGAAGTGAAGAACGCCGTGACCGAGGCCGAGGCCGTAGAGGTCGGCCGCTCCGTCGCCAGGAACAACCTGTTCAAGGCTGCGATCTTCGGCAACGACCCCAACTGGGGGCGGGTGCTCGCCGCGATCGGCACCACCTCCGCCCAGTTCGACCCGTATGACGTCGACGTGTCGATGAACGGAGTGCGGGTGTGCACCGCGGGCGGACCGGACCGGCCCCGCGAGGAGGTGGATCTGACGCCTCGCGAGACGCATATCGAGATCGACCTCAAGGTCGGCGACGCCACGGCGACGATCCTCACCAACGACCTGACCCACGACTACGTGCACGAGAACAGCGCATACGCCTCATGA
- the argC gene encoding N-acetyl-gamma-glutamyl-phosphate reductase: protein MTYSVAVSGASGYAGGEILRLLAAHPDIEIRTVTAHSNAGQALIEHQPHLRSLAHLTLQDTTPEILSGHDVVFLALPHGQSGQYTDALGDVPLVIDAGADHRLTSEDAWDAFYGGAFHEPWTYGVPELLVDGGKQRENLRGAGRIAAPGCNASTVSLSLAPGVAAGVIEASDIVSVLAVGPSGAGKSLKTNLLGSEILGTANPYAVGGTHRHIPEIRQALAAASGTAPDGIRISFTPVIVPMARGILATSTATIAEGVSDAQIRDAWQSAYSDETFVQLLPAGHFPRTADVLGANTALIGLAIDRAANRVTIVTAVDNLVKGTAGAAVQSMNIALGLPEGRALTVNGVAP from the coding sequence ATGACGTACTCCGTCGCCGTCTCCGGCGCATCCGGCTATGCAGGAGGCGAGATCCTGCGGCTTCTCGCCGCCCATCCCGACATCGAGATCCGCACCGTGACCGCGCATTCCAACGCCGGTCAGGCGCTCATCGAGCACCAGCCGCATCTGCGCTCGCTCGCGCACCTCACTCTGCAGGACACGACTCCCGAGATCCTCTCCGGCCACGACGTCGTCTTCCTCGCCCTGCCGCACGGGCAGTCGGGTCAGTACACGGACGCCCTGGGCGACGTTCCTCTCGTGATCGATGCCGGGGCTGACCACCGGCTGACCTCAGAGGACGCGTGGGACGCCTTCTACGGCGGTGCATTCCACGAACCCTGGACCTACGGCGTGCCCGAGCTGCTCGTCGATGGCGGCAAGCAGCGCGAGAACCTGCGGGGTGCGGGGCGTATCGCGGCCCCCGGCTGCAACGCCTCCACCGTCAGCCTCAGCCTCGCGCCCGGTGTGGCAGCCGGTGTGATCGAGGCATCCGACATCGTCAGTGTCCTGGCTGTGGGCCCGTCCGGCGCGGGAAAGAGCCTGAAGACGAACCTGCTCGGCAGCGAGATCCTCGGCACCGCCAACCCCTACGCGGTCGGCGGCACGCACCGGCACATCCCCGAGATCCGTCAGGCGCTCGCCGCGGCATCCGGAACGGCGCCCGACGGCATCCGCATCTCATTCACGCCCGTGATCGTGCCGATGGCGAGGGGCATCCTGGCCACCTCGACAGCGACCATCGCCGAGGGGGTGAGCGACGCGCAGATCCGCGACGCGTGGCAGAGCGCCTACAGTGACGAGACCTTCGTGCAGCTGCTGCCAGCAGGGCACTTCCCTCGCACGGCAGACGTGCTCGGCGCGAACACCGCGCTGATCGGCCTGGCGATCGACCGCGCGGCGAACCGCGTGACCATCGTCACCGCCGTCGACAACCTCGTCAAGGGCACCGCGGGTGCCGCTGTGCAGTCCATGAACATCGCGCTCGGCCTGCCCGAAGGCCGCGCCCTCACCGTGAACGGAGTCGCGCCGTGA
- a CDS encoding bifunctional hydroxymethylpyrimidine kinase/phosphomethylpyrimidine kinase: MSADLSTYLVTDPDLCGDRGVVDTVRDAVAGGVTVVQLRDKDAPDASIVEQLIALSEAIAGRALLVVDDRVDAVVEARRRGARVDGVHVGQSDIHVADARRLLGPDALIGLTANTTAHLDAVRALPAGTVDYIGVGVIRPTATKPDHPPALGVDGFRALAADSPVPAVAIGGIGVDDIAPLREAGAAGVAVVSAICAADDARQAAQEIRRLWTGRTAPRVLSIAGSDPSGGAGIQADLKSIAAHGGYGMAAITALTAQNTQGVRAVHVPPAGFLRDQLRALSDDIGIDAVKIGMLASAEVIETVAEWLSAHRPATVVLDPVMVATSGDRLLDARAESALRDLAALADVVTPNLAELAVLAGRPLHGWDDALCAAQRVSAETGALVLAKGGHLGGPSAPDALVGEDGVIAAFDGARIETGSTHGTGCSLSSGLATLRAAGNEWPDAVCEARAWLRESLRAGDALDVGRGHGPVNHFAGLWQRGGLRTRPTPYEVRDEWWQGIADVRTAIDELPFIRALADGSLDRERFLRYLAQDALYLREYARVLAEAARLAPSPEEQAFWAESARGCIDGELELHASWLTPETGVEAETFDAEPSPVTTAYLDHLRAAAFSGEYAVLIAAVLPCFWLYADLGARLRAGAFGARALDPRHRYASWLTTYADPGFAEASERAIGFVMSAAATADEQVRRRMQRAFMLASEHERAFFDLR; encoded by the coding sequence GTGAGTGCCGACCTGTCGACGTATCTCGTCACCGATCCGGACCTGTGCGGCGATCGGGGCGTCGTCGACACGGTCCGCGATGCAGTGGCCGGCGGTGTCACCGTGGTACAGCTTCGCGACAAGGACGCCCCGGACGCCTCGATCGTCGAGCAGCTGATCGCGCTGAGCGAGGCGATCGCCGGTCGGGCCCTGCTCGTGGTCGACGATCGCGTCGATGCGGTGGTCGAGGCCCGACGGCGGGGAGCGCGCGTCGACGGCGTGCATGTGGGCCAGTCCGACATCCACGTCGCCGACGCCAGGCGCCTGCTCGGCCCCGATGCGCTGATCGGACTCACCGCGAACACCACCGCGCATCTCGATGCCGTCCGTGCCCTGCCCGCGGGAACGGTCGACTACATCGGTGTGGGAGTGATCCGCCCTACCGCCACGAAGCCGGATCATCCTCCGGCTCTGGGCGTCGATGGATTCCGTGCGCTCGCCGCAGACAGCCCGGTTCCCGCCGTGGCGATCGGCGGCATCGGCGTCGACGACATCGCACCCCTCCGCGAGGCGGGCGCTGCCGGCGTCGCGGTCGTCTCTGCCATCTGCGCCGCCGACGACGCCAGGCAGGCGGCGCAGGAGATCAGGCGGCTGTGGACGGGGCGCACAGCGCCGCGGGTGCTGAGCATCGCGGGCAGCGATCCCTCCGGCGGTGCCGGAATCCAGGCCGACCTCAAGTCGATCGCCGCGCACGGCGGCTACGGCATGGCGGCGATCACGGCGCTGACCGCGCAGAACACCCAGGGCGTGCGTGCTGTGCACGTGCCTCCGGCCGGGTTCCTGCGCGACCAGCTGCGAGCCCTCTCTGACGACATCGGGATCGACGCGGTGAAGATCGGGATGCTGGCGAGCGCCGAGGTCATCGAGACCGTCGCCGAATGGCTCTCCGCGCATCGGCCGGCCACGGTCGTGCTCGACCCCGTGATGGTCGCCACCAGCGGCGACCGACTGCTCGATGCACGGGCGGAATCGGCCTTGCGTGACCTCGCGGCCCTCGCGGATGTCGTCACTCCCAACCTCGCCGAGCTGGCCGTGCTCGCGGGGCGGCCGCTGCATGGCTGGGACGACGCCCTGTGCGCCGCGCAGCGCGTCTCGGCCGAGACCGGCGCCCTCGTGCTCGCCAAGGGTGGTCACCTCGGCGGCCCGTCGGCGCCGGATGCCCTCGTCGGCGAAGACGGCGTCATCGCCGCCTTCGACGGCGCGCGCATCGAGACCGGCAGCACGCATGGCACGGGGTGCTCGCTGTCGTCCGGGCTGGCGACGCTGCGTGCCGCGGGGAACGAGTGGCCGGATGCCGTGTGCGAGGCGCGCGCGTGGCTGCGGGAGTCGCTGCGCGCCGGCGACGCGCTCGACGTGGGCAGGGGCCATGGTCCGGTGAATCACTTCGCGGGACTGTGGCAGCGGGGCGGCCTGAGAACCCGCCCCACGCCCTATGAGGTCCGTGACGAGTGGTGGCAGGGCATCGCCGACGTCCGGACGGCCATCGACGAGCTGCCGTTCATCCGCGCGCTGGCGGACGGCTCTCTCGACCGCGAGCGGTTCCTCCGCTATCTCGCGCAGGACGCGCTGTACCTGCGCGAGTACGCGCGGGTTCTCGCCGAGGCCGCGCGTCTCGCGCCGAGTCCTGAGGAGCAGGCCTTCTGGGCGGAATCGGCGAGAGGCTGCATCGACGGCGAGCTCGAGCTGCACGCGTCGTGGCTCACACCAGAGACCGGCGTCGAAGCCGAGACGTTCGACGCCGAGCCCAGCCCGGTGACGACCGCCTACCTCGACCACCTGCGGGCGGCGGCGTTCTCCGGCGAGTACGCGGTGCTCATCGCGGCGGTGCTGCCCTGCTTCTGGCTGTACGCCGACCTCGGCGCCCGCCTGCGTGCGGGTGCGTTCGGAGCACGCGCTCTGGATCCCCGGCATCGCTACGCGTCGTGGCTCACGACCTACGCCGACCCGGGGTTCGCCGAGGCGAGCGAGCGAGCGATCGGCTTCGTCATGTCGGCGGCGGCCACTGCCGACGAGCAGGTCAGGCGGCGGATGCAGCGCGCGTTCATGCTCGCGTCCGAGCACGAGCGGGCGTTCTTCGACCTGCGCTGA
- the thiM gene encoding hydroxyethylthiazole kinase codes for MSDPLRPSTRVPAVAAALLTCVREAPPLTHCITNAVVTGFTANTLLAVGASPAMVDIVGEAGMFAGVASGLLINLGTPTPEQRAASLEAVAGANTAGTPWVLDPVAVGALPVRTALAAELASLHPTAVRGNASEILALAGTGAGGRGVDAVDAPDAAIDAARAIAERCGSVVAVSGPVDLLTDGTRTIRIANGDALLTRVTGGGCALGALMAAFLGAARSVGADALDAVASATLVYTIAAEHAARAADGPGSFAVALLDALSGIDPADIEAEARVDESTNRIEAGAL; via the coding sequence ATGAGCGATCCTCTGCGTCCGTCCACCCGAGTCCCGGCCGTCGCCGCCGCCCTCCTGACATGCGTGAGAGAGGCGCCACCGCTCACGCACTGCATCACGAACGCGGTGGTCACCGGCTTCACCGCGAACACCCTGCTCGCCGTCGGAGCGTCACCGGCGATGGTCGACATCGTCGGAGAAGCCGGCATGTTCGCCGGAGTCGCGTCCGGGCTGCTGATCAACCTCGGCACGCCCACCCCGGAGCAGCGTGCGGCGAGCCTCGAGGCCGTCGCCGGAGCGAACACCGCCGGCACCCCGTGGGTGCTCGACCCCGTCGCGGTCGGCGCGCTGCCCGTGCGCACCGCGCTCGCCGCCGAACTCGCATCGCTGCATCCGACGGCCGTGCGCGGCAACGCCAGCGAGATCCTCGCGCTGGCGGGAACCGGCGCAGGAGGTCGGGGCGTGGATGCCGTCGATGCGCCGGATGCGGCCATCGATGCCGCTCGCGCGATCGCCGAGCGATGCGGCAGCGTGGTCGCGGTCTCCGGGCCGGTCGACCTGCTGACAGACGGCACCCGCACGATCCGCATCGCGAACGGTGACGCCCTGCTCACTCGCGTCACCGGCGGTGGCTGCGCCCTCGGCGCGCTCATGGCGGCGTTCCTCGGCGCGGCGCGTTCGGTCGGAGCGGACGCGCTGGATGCCGTCGCCTCCGCGACGCTGGTGTACACGATCGCCGCCGAGCACGCCGCCCGCGCGGCGGACGGCCCCGGTAGCTTCGCCGTCGCCCTGCTCGACGCGCTCTCCGGGATCGATCCTGCTGACATCGAGGCCGAAGCGCGCGTCGACGAGAGCACCAACCGCATCGAGGCGGGTGCGCTGTGA
- a CDS encoding NAD-dependent epimerase/dehydratase family protein, translating to MTKVLVLGGTGWLSGRIARRWRDAGAEVTCLARGDRAAPDGTVLLRGDRDAPGVYDRLAEHRWDEIVDISSRAEHVAQAVEALGDRTEHWTYVSSMSVYSDDASEGLDESGELHAPARPGDEYEYGAQKVAAEQAVSTLGERAFIVRPGLIVGPGDPSDRFGYWAAAFARAGIGPVLVPELAGRSAQVIDVDDLAEFLSGKPRRGIVNAIGDVHLLADLLSRIRAAAGHTGELLEAGDAWLEAHDVQYWMGERSLPLWLPADMPGFMRRDNSAYRAAGGRLTPPDDTIRAVLDDERARGLDRERRAGLSRDDEEALIHELTSS from the coding sequence ATGACCAAGGTGCTCGTACTCGGTGGAACAGGATGGCTCTCGGGGCGCATCGCGCGTCGATGGCGGGATGCCGGAGCGGAGGTGACCTGTCTCGCGCGCGGCGATCGGGCGGCGCCGGACGGCACTGTCCTGCTTCGAGGCGACCGCGATGCACCCGGGGTGTACGACCGGCTCGCCGAGCACCGCTGGGACGAGATCGTCGACATCTCCTCGCGCGCAGAGCACGTCGCGCAGGCGGTCGAGGCGCTGGGCGATCGCACCGAGCACTGGACGTACGTCTCATCGATGTCGGTGTACTCCGACGATGCGAGCGAGGGGCTCGACGAGTCGGGCGAGCTGCATGCGCCTGCGCGACCCGGCGACGAGTACGAGTACGGTGCCCAGAAGGTCGCCGCCGAACAGGCGGTCTCGACTCTCGGCGAGCGAGCCTTCATCGTGCGACCAGGGCTGATCGTCGGCCCTGGTGACCCGAGCGACCGATTCGGGTACTGGGCGGCGGCCTTCGCGAGGGCGGGCATCGGGCCGGTGCTGGTGCCCGAGCTCGCCGGACGCTCGGCCCAGGTGATCGACGTCGACGACCTCGCGGAGTTCCTCTCCGGCAAGCCGCGCCGGGGCATTGTGAACGCCATCGGGGATGTGCACTTGCTCGCCGACCTGCTCAGCCGCATCCGTGCGGCAGCCGGCCACACCGGCGAGCTGCTGGAGGCCGGCGACGCCTGGCTCGAAGCTCATGATGTGCAGTACTGGATGGGAGAGCGCTCGCTGCCGCTGTGGCTGCCGGCCGACATGCCCGGGTTCATGCGTCGTGACAACTCCGCGTATCGCGCCGCCGGGGGACGCCTCACCCCGCCGGATGACACCATCCGCGCTGTGCTCGACGACGAGCGCGCTCGCGGTCTCGACCGCGAGCGGCGGGCGGGGCTGAGCCGCGACGACGAGGAGGCCCTGATCCACGAGCTGACGTCGTCCTGA
- a CDS encoding cupin domain-containing protein, which translates to MSDYQVIEIGAQQDWRAFHGGFDEARSRDGRRVVDHELTMQYIGMTANALVPGEQAGYWHVHEKVEELYVFLGGRGQMGLDDDVVDVAEGTVVRVGQGVWRTWRALPDSPAELRWLCIRSGGESLPHMPDDSRRGPDRPMPW; encoded by the coding sequence ATGAGCGACTACCAGGTGATCGAGATCGGCGCGCAGCAGGACTGGCGTGCCTTCCACGGCGGCTTCGATGAGGCGCGCTCGCGCGACGGACGACGTGTCGTGGACCACGAGCTGACCATGCAGTACATCGGCATGACGGCCAATGCGCTCGTGCCAGGCGAGCAGGCCGGCTACTGGCATGTGCACGAGAAGGTCGAGGAGCTGTACGTCTTCCTCGGCGGCCGCGGCCAGATGGGTCTCGACGATGACGTCGTCGACGTCGCCGAGGGCACGGTGGTGCGCGTGGGCCAGGGCGTCTGGCGCACCTGGCGCGCCCTGCCGGACAGTCCGGCAGAGCTGCGCTGGCTGTGCATCCGCTCCGGCGGCGAGAGTCTTCCGCACATGCCGGACGACTCCCGGCGCGGCCCGGACCGTCCGATGCCATGGTGA
- a CDS encoding pyridoxamine 5'-phosphate oxidase family protein, translating to MTTAARLRAVPSLTGDAPAFDPSDAPADPVALFLSWLDDALDRCVAEPLAMTLATVDSEGMPDARTLILKDVSEWGWAFAGHRRSAKSMQLAGRPSAALAFWWQPLMRAVRVRGRVVEATAEESAADLAARSRSARARVLPGEWMLWRVVPERVEFWQGRPDRDHVRLIYRLRDRGWVHGVERAEKTDDIEEQG from the coding sequence ATGACCACCGCCGCCCGCCTCAGGGCCGTGCCGAGCCTGACCGGAGACGCCCCCGCCTTCGACCCCAGCGATGCGCCGGCAGACCCGGTTGCGCTGTTCCTGAGCTGGCTCGACGACGCACTGGATCGCTGCGTGGCCGAGCCTCTTGCGATGACGCTCGCGACGGTCGACTCCGAGGGGATGCCTGATGCCCGCACCCTGATCCTGAAGGACGTGAGCGAGTGGGGCTGGGCATTCGCGGGGCACCGTCGCTCGGCGAAGAGCATGCAGCTGGCCGGCCGGCCCAGCGCAGCGCTCGCCTTCTGGTGGCAGCCGCTCATGCGCGCGGTCCGTGTGCGCGGCCGGGTGGTCGAGGCGACGGCTGAGGAGAGCGCCGCCGACCTCGCCGCGCGTTCCCGGTCGGCGCGCGCCCGCGTCTTGCCGGGGGAGTGGATGCTGTGGCGCGTCGTCCCCGAGCGCGTCGAGTTCTGGCAGGGACGCCCCGATCGCGACCACGTGCGGCTGATCTACCGGCTGCGAGACCGGGGCTGGGTGCACGGCGTCGAGCGCGCAGAGAAGACCGACGACATCGAGGAGCAGGGATGA